The following are from one region of the Edaphobacter acidisoli genome:
- the rnc gene encoding ribonuclease III: MTTRRQKTGKAQSKHQEFFGYRFERPELLTWALTHRSLVYETKPETLPDPASDNEQLEFVGDAVLGLAVAESLFRRFPNSREGELTRLRASLVSRRHLSTVAATIDLGTMLRLGRGEEQSGGRKKPALLANALEAVIAALYLDGGLPAARTFIEKYIVEPTVPELKHAIKAADTFSGAIGDHKSALQEHLQASGSGQPEYVLTAQSGPDHQKRFRVEVRIADGSGGTIPLAESEGTTKKQAQQEAARLAFARLVAEESARKQTSYRERSR, translated from the coding sequence GTGACGACGCGCCGCCAAAAAACCGGAAAAGCGCAATCAAAGCACCAGGAGTTCTTCGGCTATCGTTTTGAGCGTCCAGAGTTGCTCACCTGGGCGCTGACGCACCGCTCGCTTGTCTACGAGACCAAGCCCGAGACCCTGCCAGACCCCGCATCCGACAACGAACAGCTCGAGTTCGTTGGCGATGCTGTACTCGGACTCGCCGTAGCCGAATCCCTCTTCCGCCGCTTCCCCAACTCCCGTGAAGGCGAACTGACGCGTCTACGCGCGTCGCTCGTCAGCCGCCGCCATCTGAGTACTGTGGCCGCCACCATCGATCTCGGCACGATGCTACGCCTTGGCCGCGGAGAAGAGCAGAGCGGAGGACGTAAGAAACCGGCTCTGCTGGCCAATGCGCTTGAAGCAGTGATTGCTGCGCTCTATCTCGACGGCGGTCTTCCCGCTGCGCGTACTTTCATCGAGAAATACATCGTCGAACCCACCGTTCCTGAACTGAAACACGCGATCAAGGCAGCGGACACCTTCTCAGGCGCAATTGGCGACCACAAATCCGCCTTACAGGAGCATCTTCAGGCCAGCGGCTCAGGCCAGCCAGAGTACGTCCTGACCGCTCAAAGCGGACCGGATCATCAGAAGCGCTTCCGCGTGGAGGTACGCATCGCCGACGGTTCAGGTGGCACCATCCCACTGGCGGAGTCCGAAGGCACCACCAAAAAGCAGGCCCAACAGGAGGCGGCGCGACTCGCCTTCGCCCGGCTCGTTGCCGAGGAGTCGGCACGCAAGCAGACATCGTACCGTGAGAGGTCGAGGTGA
- the lepB gene encoding signal peptidase I, giving the protein MSTSGVQPDPVQLQTAPNTSPTEPAAKTGVLHTIQALLYIIVIAIFIITFTVQPFRIPSASMEPTLLVGDFLLVTKESPSTDTSNGVFAPDHIHRGDIIIFYYPINPSMHLVKRVVGIPGDHLKLRGGHVYINDKPLSESYAVYRPTPPDNFRDNFPRMQSADPTIDSRWWIRMRNLIDDGELIIPAGNYFVLGDNRNDSEDSRYWGFVPRADIVGKPLIIYFSLREISDDPLAVPVDSIVPAGHRPSAFDLLTSFARWGRTFQIVR; this is encoded by the coding sequence GTGAGCACCTCCGGCGTCCAACCCGATCCCGTGCAACTCCAGACCGCGCCCAATACGTCTCCCACTGAGCCTGCAGCCAAGACAGGAGTCCTGCACACCATCCAGGCCCTGCTCTACATCATCGTCATCGCCATCTTCATTATCACTTTTACGGTGCAACCCTTCCGCATTCCATCGGCTTCAATGGAGCCGACTCTGCTCGTCGGCGACTTCCTGCTAGTGACCAAGGAGAGTCCTTCGACTGACACTTCCAACGGCGTCTTCGCCCCAGACCACATCCATCGCGGCGACATCATCATCTTCTACTACCCAATCAACCCCTCGATGCATCTGGTAAAGCGCGTCGTCGGTATTCCTGGCGACCATCTCAAGCTTCGTGGCGGCCACGTCTACATCAATGACAAACCACTCAGCGAGTCCTACGCTGTCTACCGGCCAACCCCTCCAGATAACTTCCGCGACAATTTCCCCCGCATGCAGAGCGCAGACCCGACCATCGATTCGCGCTGGTGGATCCGCATGAGGAATCTCATCGATGATGGGGAACTCATCATCCCCGCCGGCAACTACTTCGTCCTGGGAGACAACCGCAACGACAGCGAAGATAGCCGCTATTGGGGCTTCGTTCCACGGGCAGACATCGTAGGCAAGCCACTGATCATCTATTTCTCCCTCCGCGAGATCAGTGACGACCCGCTCGCAGTTCCCGTCGATTCCATTGTCCCTGCTGGACATCGTCCCAGCGCTTTCGACCTGCTCACCAGTTTCGCCCGCTGGGGCCGCACCTTCCAAATCGTCCGCTAG
- a CDS encoding tetratricopeptide repeat protein — MATLPAAAQQGSSSSSSSSSDNPATDNTQPPPPRIAQPNPGGSAVTLETSEPLFYIAAGLNACGYDDDLAASAPIRLKIRDEINSELAVSAEARESRDTLCSYIREHALNDRGLNLAQYVSLALYLSPPPELSPTVSELQLPPDSTQVVNVLPLLRKFAEDVHLNALWVNHHADYEALTARIHDPLTHMVLNTNIYLGMPVSSYDGRRFLVLMEPLLAPSTTNARIYGSDYIAVVSPAGEPLGAIHMDEVRHTYLHYEIEPLVYSRAQAMNRLMPLLKTVQDAPIEFNYKSNISALLAECLIKATEAHIMDVGLVKPQRPAGVGSRPAELARYDSEMSAYNRQAEAIRRNTVNLDMRQGWVLTGYFYEKLGAMEKESISLNDDVGEMVYGMDVDREVHSARQISFLPQGSQEIVRRSPAQLTGIRLGEMKMLKGDLDGAETIAKTALADPNGDHAQAHYLMARLDLMQSEPEAAVKDFQATIAASKDPRTLAWSHIYLGRLYDVLPDREKALAEYRAALAVRDSQPDTKAAAEQGLKQPFSPPGMKQNTQSDDDDTPLDPSGKAEKDAYRPPPSK; from the coding sequence ATGGCTACACTGCCTGCAGCAGCGCAGCAAGGCTCTTCGTCGTCGAGCAGCAGTAGCAGCGATAACCCGGCCACGGACAATACGCAGCCACCCCCGCCACGGATCGCGCAGCCCAACCCAGGAGGCTCTGCCGTCACGCTTGAGACCAGCGAGCCGCTCTTTTACATCGCTGCCGGACTCAATGCCTGCGGTTATGATGATGATCTCGCTGCCTCTGCTCCTATTCGTCTTAAGATCCGCGATGAGATCAATTCTGAGCTGGCCGTCTCCGCTGAGGCTCGCGAGAGCCGTGACACCCTCTGCAGTTATATCCGCGAACACGCGCTCAACGATCGCGGCCTGAACCTCGCCCAGTATGTCTCGCTCGCACTCTATCTGAGCCCGCCGCCAGAACTTTCCCCTACCGTCAGCGAATTACAACTTCCGCCTGACTCTACTCAGGTCGTCAACGTTTTGCCGCTACTTAGGAAGTTCGCCGAAGACGTTCACCTTAACGCACTCTGGGTAAACCATCACGCTGATTACGAGGCACTGACGGCGCGCATTCATGACCCACTTACCCACATGGTGCTGAACACAAACATCTATCTTGGAATGCCAGTTTCCAGCTACGATGGCCGCCGCTTTCTAGTCCTGATGGAACCACTGCTTGCCCCATCGACGACGAATGCGCGTATCTATGGCAGCGACTACATCGCCGTCGTCTCGCCTGCAGGAGAGCCGCTCGGCGCAATTCACATGGACGAGGTTCGCCATACCTATCTTCACTATGAGATCGAGCCATTGGTCTACTCGCGAGCGCAGGCCATGAACCGCCTGATGCCTCTGCTTAAGACAGTGCAGGATGCGCCAATTGAGTTCAATTACAAATCCAATATCTCCGCGCTCCTCGCTGAGTGCCTCATCAAGGCAACCGAGGCGCACATTATGGATGTCGGCCTCGTCAAACCCCAGCGCCCAGCAGGCGTCGGCTCGCGCCCTGCCGAACTTGCACGCTACGACTCTGAGATGAGCGCCTACAACCGCCAGGCAGAAGCGATCAGGCGCAACACCGTCAACCTCGACATGCGTCAGGGATGGGTGCTCACGGGATACTTCTACGAGAAACTTGGCGCCATGGAAAAAGAATCCATCAGCCTGAACGACGATGTTGGTGAGATGGTTTATGGCATGGACGTCGACCGCGAGGTCCACAGCGCCCGGCAGATTTCCTTCCTGCCTCAAGGCAGTCAAGAAATCGTCCGCCGCTCCCCCGCTCAACTCACCGGCATTCGTCTCGGCGAGATGAAGATGCTCAAAGGCGATCTCGACGGGGCCGAGACAATTGCCAAAACGGCGCTTGCAGATCCCAACGGTGACCACGCTCAGGCGCACTACCTAATGGCGCGGCTGGACCTGATGCAGAGTGAACCGGAGGCAGCCGTCAAGGACTTTCAAGCCACAATTGCCGCATCAAAAGATCCGCGCACTCTCGCCTGGTCGCACATTTATCTTGGCCGTCTGTACGACGTCCTGCCAGATCGGGAAAAAGCCCTTGCCGAATATCGTGCCGCACTCGCTGTTCGCGACTCGCAGCCCGACACCAAAGCCGCTGCGGAACAGGGCCTGAAGCAGCCGTTTTCTCCTCCAGGAATGAAGCAGAACACGCAGTCCGATGATGACGATACTCCACTCGACCCAAGCGGCAAGGCGGAGAAAGACGCCTACCGCCCGCCTCCGTCCAAGTAA